The Candidatus Roseilinea sp. sequence GCACCACGTCCTGGCCACGAATCGTTACCCCAAAGACGGTGTAGTTGTTGTCGAGGTTAGGCTGCGCGCCGATGGTGATGTAGAACTGGCTACCGCTGCTCGGTGTGCTTTCAGGCGGGCCGCCCCGACGCGCCATAGCGATTGCCCCATCCACATGCGGCAACTTGATCTCCGGCGGAATGTCATAGCCGGGCCCACCGGTGCCGTTGCCGAGCGGATCGCCGCCCTGAATGACGAAGCCCGGCTCGACCCGATGGAACGTCAGGCCGTCGTAGAACCCATTTTGCGCCAGATAAATGAAATTGTTGACCGTTTGCGGGGCCGCCTGCGCGTTCAGCTCTACCACGATGTCGCCCCTGGCAGTCTTGATCGTGGCGAGGTATTTCTGGGATGGGTCTATGGTGAGCGGCGGCGGCGCGCTGCCCACGCGCGCGCGCTCGGCAGGGGAAAGTTGCGCAAACGGTCGCGTCGCGCTATGAGCAGCGGGCGATGGCGTCGTGGCTGCTTTTGGTTGACCGACCACATTGCCAGGCGTCGGTGTCGCCGAGTGGGGCGTCGAGGTGGGTAAATTCGCCGGCTGGGCATCGCAGGCGGAGAGGATGAACGCCGCAGCGATGCCCAGAGCTACAGCGACGCTTGTATGTCTATTCACGAAAGGCCTCCTGGGGAAAGCAATCTAGCGTTTGCGCGATCTTGAAAGTGATATAAAGTCAACTCGCTTTGATATCCACAAGTTTATCCACAAATGGGGTGGTCCATGCACGTGCGGGCGGCAAAGATACTTGAAGTTTGGGCGAGACACGGCATTATACCCACCCTGCCCGGCTCGCCTTCCCATCGTGCGCATCGTTGCTACAATCCTTTTTACAAGTGACGAGGTAAGAAGCATGAGTCAACAAGTGAACCACATCAAGCGGCTACGCTCACGGCGTATCTGGGCGCTGTGTGCAAGCATCGTGATCGGTCTCTTCGCCCTCGGTGCTGCTATGCCGGTGGAGCGCGCTGAAGCCAGTGCTTACACCTGCCTATGGTATACCGTTCGCCGGGGCGACACGCTGGGCGAGCTGGCCATTCGCTACAACACGACGGTGCTCACCTTGCGCCGCGTGAACGGCTTGAAGACCACGCGCATCTACGTTGGCCAGCGCCTGTGCATCCCGCGCTACGCACCGCCGGCTTCGCCACAACCTCCGGCTGGGCCATGGCTCAGCGAATACTGGAACAACACCATCCAGTCTGGCCCGCCGACTCTCACACGCAATGAATCCGCGCTCAACTTCAATTGGGGGTTTGGGTCGCCGGACTTGATGCGCGTGCAGCCCGATTATTTCTCTGCGCGCTGGACGCGTAAGATCAACCTCTCGGCCGGCGTATGGCGCTTCGCCGCCGATGTGGATGATGGGATTCGCATCTGGGTAGACGGGCAGGTTGTGCTCGACGCGCTCAACTTCGTCGGCCGGCAGACGCCGAGCATAGACCTCCCCCTCACGCAAGGCACACACGAAATCCGCGTGGACTATGTCGAACAGACGCAACGGGCGTTCATCAAGCTCAACATCACCCGCGTCGGATCACTGCCACCACAACCGACCCCGCCCTCGCCGCCTGGCGCCGGGTTCAACAACGGGCCATGGACGATTGACTTCTTCGCCAACACGAATTTCGCAGGCCCGGCTGCGTCCAGGACCGTCGTATGCTGCTTGCGCTTCGACTGGAATGGCGCGCCTCCGGCGCCGGGCGTGCCGGGCACATTCTTCAGTGCGCGCTTCAGCCAAGTGCGCTACTTCCCCTCCGGCATCTATCAGCTCGTGGCTCGTGTGGATGACGGCATCCGCATCTATCTGGACGGCAACTTGATCATGGATGAATTCCGCGAGCAATCGGTGCGCACCTTCACGGCAAACGTGAACTTGGGCGCCGGCAATCACTCGATCGTCGTCGAATATGTCCAGTATGGCGGCACCTCGAACGTGTCACTCTACTGGGACTTCCTCGGCGATCCCAGCACCCCGCGCGCAGCGGCAGTCAGTCCAGCGCCGTACTTCCCTCCCTTGCCATGATGGCGACCGAAAATGCACGGCGGGCGATTTGCCCGCCGTGCTTTTGTATCAGCGCAGCCAGAGCAACTGCTCGGCTTGCCAATACGGATGCTGGCTGCCCAGCTCGATCAGCCGGACGAGGTTGCTGCCGTCGGCGTTCATGACCCAAATCGCCCAGTTGCCGCCGTCGCGGTTGGAGATGAAGGCGATGCGCGTGCCATCCGGCGAAAATGTCGGCGCGCCGCTATTCGCCCCAAAACCGGTCAGTTGCTGGAACATCCCCGAAAGCGACACGGTGAAGATCTCCCAAGAGCCGGGAAAGTTCGACATATAGACCAGCTTATCGCCGCTGGGCGACCATTGCATGTTGATATCGCTGCTTGAAGTGGTGAGCCGTCGCACATTGCTCGGCTGATCGGGGTTGATCAAGTGGATGCCGCACTGATCCGTGCACGCTTGGTAGGCGATCAGGCCATTTGGCCCCCACACCGGATAGCTCCCGCTCGTGAGAACGGTAAGCGCACCGGATCCGTCGGTGGGGCTGATCACCACCTTCCATCCGTCCTGGTAAATCGAATACACCATGCGCGCGCGATCCGGCGAGAGGCTTGCGCGATAGCTGGGCTGCGGCCCTGATCCAATTTGATAGGCTTGCGCAGCCGCGCCGTCGTAAACGTTGTAGCGATATTGATAAGTGGCAGGATCAAACTGGCTGTAAAACAGGCGCCCGGTAATACCGGCGGTGTTGGGGATGGCCGTGGCGGACCCGACATTCGCTCCGCTGCCACCGGCTGAAGCCATCAAGCAGCGTGCATCGGCATCGCGCTGCTTTTCAGCCAATGAGGGGTTCGGGCTGAATTGAGCGGCGCGCTCATACTTTTTTGCGGCCGCACACCAGTCGCCGGCGCCGGCATAGGCATCTGCGGCGCGGAGATAGGCTTCGCGCAGTTTAGCGCCGACGTCGCGATAGCTTGGCGCACTCTGATACAGGCGTTCCAGTTGGGTGATGCTCTTCTCCCAATCAGCGCCGTAGTAATACATGGCGCTCTGGTAAGCCGCTGCAAGGCGCCGCTCGCCTTCAACGCGGTCGCTCAACGGGTGAATCGCCGCAGCCAGATCGAGATCGTATAGTCCCGGCTCGATCTGGCCGGCGCGCAGCCGGCTCAACCCGCGCTCCACCAGCGCGCGATAGCGCAGGTCGCCCACAATCGCCGCCTCAAAGTCGCGGTCCAGAGCAATGAGTTGATCGGCCAGGCGAATGACCGAATCCCAGTCTCTCTGCTCGCCGGCCGCAACCAGCTCCTGAAAGATGCGGGACTTGTCCACAACCACGGGGAGCGGTGTAGGCGTCGGCGGCAGCGGCGTAGGCGTTTGGGCCGCGATCGCCGTCGCGATCAAGCTGCGCACGCCGTAGTTCTCGGGTTGGTACTGCAAGATGTAGGCATAGTTCGCCTCGGCCAAGGCATACTTGCCCTCGCGCATGAGGTCGTTCCCCTTCTGGAGTCGGTCGAGCAACGAAGCTGCAACCGTCGCTGTAGCGCGCACGGCCGCCTCGCGCTGCCCCGCTTGCGCGCCGGCCAGGCCGGCGACCGCCACCATGCTGAGCAAGCCACACGCATAGAGCGCCACGAGCGCGGCGAGTGGCACCACACGAACCACGCGACGCTGCTGCCCAGCCGACGTGATGACGTCTGTCTGAGACGGCGATGCAGTGTTGGCGGAGCGATTAGTCATGATCCACAAGCCGCGCAGTTCGCGCCGTGAGATTATAGGCAACATCCCCCGCCTTGCGCCCACAGGTGAAGTGCGCGCACCCTGCACCAGGGCGGACCGGCGGTTTTGTGTATAATAGCAGTGCTATCCTCGATAGCTCAATGGGTAGAGCAACCGGCTGTTAACCGGTAGGTTACAGGTTCGAGCCCTGTTCGAGGAGCTGCGCCGAGCTTCCGTAGCCATACGGCTACGGAAGCTTGCTTTTTATCCCACCGCGCCCGTCACGCGCCGCTGAGCCGCGATCAGCGTGTTCCTCAGCAACATCGCAATCGTCATCGGCCCAACGCCGCCGGGCACCGGAGTAATGGCCGACGCCTCCTCGCGGACCTCATCGAAGTCCACATCGCCCACCAGACGCACGCCGCGCGGATTGCTTGCGTCTGGGACGCGGTTGATGCCCACATCAATCACCACGACGCCGGCCTTAACCATGTCACCGGTGACGAAGCGCGGCTTGCCGATGGCAGCGACGAGGATGTCGGCGGTGCGCGTGATGCTGGCGATGTTGGGCGTGCGGCTGTGGCAAACCGTCACCGTCGCATCGCGCGCCAGCAGCATCAGTGCGACGGGCAAGCCGACGATCGCGCTGCGCCCCAAGACCACAGCGCGCCGGCCGGCGATGCGGATGTCGCTACGCTCGAGCAGCTCGATGCAGGCCTGGGGCGTGCATGGCGCAAAAGGAGCCTGCCGACCTTTCACACCCAGCAGTCCCAGATTGACCGGGTTAAAGCCGTCCACATCTTTGTGCAGCGGCACCGCGGCCAGGATCGCTTGCTCATCCAGATGCGCCGGCAGGGGCAACTGCACCAGGATGCCATGCACGTCTTCACGCGCACTCAAGTCGCGCATCAGGTGCATCAGCTCGTCTTGCGTCGTGGACGCAGAAAGCTCATACCCGAACGACGCGATGCCTACTTCAGAACACGCTTTGCGCTTGTTGCGCACGTAGGTCGCCGAGGCGGGGTCGTCCCCGACCAGCACCGTCGCCAAGCCAGGCGTCACGCCATGTTCTGCTTTCAGGCGCGCCACGGCTTCCTTGATCTCGGCCCGAATTGTCGCAGCGATCGCCGCGCCGTCAATGATCTTTGCCATGGGGATGGAGCGATGATTGCAGATGATACTGCAGGATTGGGCTGCTCCGCAGCTATGCCACCAGCATCCGAACGGCGCTAGCCACAAGCCGGGCTGCCGACCGATCGGCAATATGCCTCCTCTATCCGGAAGCGCGGGCTGTCATGCGGCTCGTTCGTGCCTTTCGCCTTGTTGCCTGCGCCGATGTGTTCATCGGCGCAGATGCGGGTGGAGATCGCGGCGCATAGCGACCAGCCGGTCGCGCATCGCATCGGCTCCTTCACGTAGTTGGGTGGGTTGACCATGTTTACTCCTGACGAGACTCAAACAAATGAACGAGCAATTTCGACACTTCCAAAGCGCTTCATCGCTCGGGACGCGCTCGAACCGGGACTATACGCGAAAGTTGACCATGCACATCGCATAGCGACTGCAAATGGCGTTGCATAGCGCTCAACGCGCGATACAAATGGCCTTGTCGCTAAGCTGGAGCGCCGCCGGCGGCGCGACGGGCTACAAGGTGTGCGTCGGCATCACGCCGGCGGACTGCTCGGCCACCGGCGGCCGGTGGGTGCACACAACGACCACTTCCTACGCGCTGAGTGGGCTGCGCTACGGCGTCACCTACTTCTGGCAGGTGCACGCCGTTAACAACGCCGGCGATGTAACACCCGCCGACGATGGCGCATGGTGGTCCTTCTCCACGGTGAGTTCGCCTTACCGCGCTTTCATCCCCATCGTGCGCCGCACGCCATAGCCCGGCGCGCCTGTTGATGGGCGAAGGTCTTCGGCCTTCGCCCATCTTCCCTTTTCTCTTGCCCACAGGGCGGCGAGGGATTCGCCGGTCGCATCGCTGAGGCGACAGCGAGCCATCGCCTCGGCCCGCGGCGGAGCACATGGAATCTACCCTGCGCCCGGTCCGGCGCGCGTCCACTCACCAGTCAGCCGGGGGAACCGTTGATCGGGGACGCACCACTGCGCCTACGCCGCGAGCATTCGCATCGCAGCGGCGGTCAACAGGGCGACCGATAAAGGCAGCACGTCCTCGTCTATCTGAAATCGGGGGCTATGGTGCGGTTCGATGAAGGTCACGGCGGCCTCCAACGCCCAACCCTGCGGCGACCTGTGAGACGATTTGTTGAACGCGCGCTTGCAGCAATTGCATGACCGGTTCCTCAAACGCGCGAAGGGGGCCTTGCAGCTCAACTCCGCCAGGGATCACGCTCGGCGCAGCGCCGCCATGGATGCAGCCCACGGTCACCACGCCTTGCGCCATGGGATCTACCTTGCGCGCCACGATGGTCTGAAGCGCGGTGATGATGTGGGCAGCGGCTACAATATCGGATTCGTCAGCCTGACATACAGTCAAGAGCAGTGTGTTGGGTAAAAACAGCAAATGAGTGCATGAATAACCAACTCACCATCCAAGTCATGCAGGGCGCATTCTTGTCAGAGTCAGATCGGAAACCCATCATTGCGCTCTGCAACCGCGCTTATGAAGAGGACTTGGAGCCGCTGTTCAACACTTCTGTTGGTGCGACCCACGTTCTCGGTTACTGCAATGGTCTTCTTGTAAGCCATGCACTATGGGTGACTCGCTATTTGCAAGTTGGCAGCGGTCCTCTTTTACGCACGGCATACATCGAAGCAGTTGCCACAGACCCAGCCTGTCGCAATCGCGGTTTTGCAACAGCCATTATGAAACGCGTCGCTGATGAGATTCAGGACTATGCGTTGGCAGCGCTTTCTCCATTCAGTGTTGCATTCTATGAGCGACTTGGATGGGAGCTTTGGCACGGCCCGTTGTTCATCAGAACCGAGAATGACTTGTTGCCATCTCCAGACGAAGAACAGGTGATGATTCTACGTCTCCCGAAGACACCGCCGCTGGACCTAAGCGCACCACTTTCTGCAGAGTGGCGTGAAGGTGAATTATGGTGACAGCGGGTTGTAAGAGCAACATCATGAAGCCGGATTTTGGTTCGTTGGCCTACCCAACACGCGCTGCTAAGAAACAG is a genomic window containing:
- the folD gene encoding bifunctional protein FolD — encoded protein: MAKIIDGAAIAATIRAEIKEAVARLKAEHGVTPGLATVLVGDDPASATYVRNKRKACSEVGIASFGYELSASTTQDELMHLMRDLSAREDVHGILVQLPLPAHLDEQAILAAVPLHKDVDGFNPVNLGLLGVKGRQAPFAPCTPQACIELLERSDIRIAGRRAVVLGRSAIVGLPVALMLLARDATVTVCHSRTPNIASITRTADILVAAIGKPRFVTGDMVKAGVVVIDVGINRVPDASNPRGVRLVGDVDFDEVREEASAITPVPGGVGPMTIAMLLRNTLIAAQRRVTGAVG